A single region of the Rhipicephalus microplus isolate Deutch F79 chromosome 10, USDA_Rmic, whole genome shotgun sequence genome encodes:
- the LOC119180948 gene encoding alpha-crystallin A chain, translating into MVRLVFYPLFNNEEDLFSPLKTLDQLSDSVISAVRQADNETKQASFDRSPSCVCLRGASPLSCRRKRHFSEEESSRSAVDSTADDDSKFVVNCNVRGYKPEEISVKAIGDCVEVSAKHEEDSEDGSSYVKRESTQRFTLPEGVKAETVTCALSSSGVLAIEAPKPEVPSKKPRMIPITVESPKPIEAASEESNKEAEKQKEGAAPAS; encoded by the coding sequence ATGGTGCGGTTGGTCTTCTACCCGCTCTTCAACAACGAGGAAGACTTGTTCTCTCCTCTCAAGACCCTGGACCAACTGAGCGACTCCGTGATTTCGGCAGTGCGTCAAGCGGACAACGAAACGAAGCAGGCGTCGTTTGATCGCAGTCCAAGCTGCGTTTGTCTACGCGGTGCCTCGCCGCTGAGCTGCCGTCGCAAGCGTCACTTCAGCGAAGAAGAGTCGTCGCGAAGTGCCGTCGACTCAACCGCGGACGACGACTCCAAGTTCGTCGTGAACTGCAACGTACGCGGTTACAAGCCCGAAGAGATCTCCGTGAAGGCGATCGGCGACTGCGTCGAGGTGAGCGCCAAGCACGAAGAAGACAGCGAGGACGGTAGCAGCTACGTGAAGCGAGAGTCCACCCAGCGGTTCACCCTCCCCGAAGGAGTGAAGGCAGAGACGGTCACCTGCGCCCTGTCGTCTTCGGGCGTGCTGGCCATTGAGGCTCCCAAGCCGGAGGTTCCGAGCAAGAAGCCGAGGATGATCCCGATCACGGTAGAATCGCCCAAGCCGATCGAAGCGGCGTCAGAGGAGTCTAACAAGGAGGCAGAAAAGCAGAAAGAAGGCGCGGCGCCCGCGTCCTGA
- the LOC119180714 gene encoding uncharacterized protein LOC119180714 → MPRACDVAGCPYGARRHYCSKPTDVAFHWLPHNEPVRSKRLSAVPVCHLAKQTTNLRVCSLHFRAEDYETNRILDKACKVPFRARLRPAAPFRRCFPNPRVSPTPCPSFVHPMTYNDFSRTTMRDQYTGHTNKAVQKCKQILN, encoded by the exons ATGCCGCGTGCATGTGATGTTGCCGGATGCCCCTATGGTGCACGACGCCACTACTGTAGCAAACCAACCGATGTGGCTTTTCACTGGTTGCCGCACAATGAACCTGTACGCTCCAAGCGGCTGAGTGCCGTGCCAGTGTGCCACCTTGCTAAACAGACAACAAATCTGCGCGTGTGCTCGCTGCACTTTCGTGCAGAGGATTACGAGACGAACCGCATCTTGGACAAGGCTTGCAAAGTGCCTTTCCGAGCACGGCTGCGCCCTGCAGCGCCGTTCCGTCGGTGTTTCCCGAATCCGAGAGTCAGCCCGACACCCTGCCCAAGTTTTGTGCATCCAATGACCTACAACGACTTCAGCAGGACGACGATGCG CGACCAGTATACTGGACATACCAATAAGGCGGTGCAGAAATGCAAGCAGATTCTCAATTGA